A genome region from Lucilia cuprina isolate Lc7/37 chromosome 3, ASM2204524v1, whole genome shotgun sequence includes the following:
- the LOC111681370 gene encoding cytosolic purine 5'-nucleotidase isoform X7, whose protein sequence is MTPTIVLRIFVNRSLHLENIKFYGFDMDYTLAEYKSPQYEQLGFDLVKERLVSMGYPKEIMQFEYDPSFPIRGLWFDTLYGNLLKVDAYGNILVCCHGFEFLKHSQVYELYPNKFLKLDESRVYVLNTLFNLPETYLLACLVDFFTNSSVYTEDRTGVKAGELFMSFNSIFQDVRRAVDWVHIQGDLKKRTVENLDYYVKKDPRLPMVLARIRESGAKVFLLTNSDYNFTNKIMNYIFDFPHGAKPEEPHRDWKTYFDVIVVDARKPLFFGEGTILRQVDTETGALKIGTHIGPLQPGQVYSGGSCEVFTNFINAKGKDVLYIGDHIFGDILKSKKIRGWRTFLVVPELVQELHVWTDKCQFFAELQQLDCQLGEMYKNLDSSTKEKPDISKLRASIRDVTHKMDMAYGMMGSLFRSGSRQTFFSSQVVRYADLYAATFLNFIYYPFSYMFRAPAMLLPHESTVAHEQRFQIETPMIQRGRGKAESNTTVATSNSSLTESKITEYVAAAKAAQTDVASKVEAEEKPVTVPHTRPSTPRTVTHTHDEDYSEEESDPNNKSDGENGQDAEPEETKN, encoded by the exons AATCTTTGTTAATCGTTCATTacatttggaaaatattaaattctatgGCTTCGATATGGATTATACTTTGGCTG aatacAAATCTCCCCAGTATGAACAATTGGGTTTCGATTTGGTTAAAGAACGTTTGGTTAGCATGGGCTATCCCAAAGAAATCATGCAATTCGAATATGATCCCTCATTTCCCATACGTGGTCTTTGGTTTGATACTTTATACGGCAATCTCTTGAAAGTCGATGCTTATGGCAATATTTTAGTTTGTTGTCATGGTTTTGAATTTCTAAAACA TTCTCAAGTTTATGAATTGTAtccaaataagtttttaaaattagatGAATCACGTGTTTATGTGTTGAATACTCTATTCAATTTACCTGAAACCTATTTACTGGCCTGTTTAGTGGATTTCTTTACAAATAGTTCCGTGTACACAGA AGATCGCACTGGTGTTAAAGCTGGTGAATTATTTATGTCTTTCAATTCCATATTCCAAGATGTTCGCCGCGCTGTTGACTGGGTGCACATACAGGGTGATTTAAAGAAACGAACTGTAGAg AACCTCGATTATTATGTGAAAAAAGATCCTCGTCTACCTATGGTCTTGGCACGCATACGTGAATCGGGCGCTAAAGTTTTCTTACTCACCAACAGCGATTACAATTTCAccaataaaattatgaattatatTTTCGATTTTCCACATGGCGCCAAGCCCGAAGAACCACATCGTGATTGGAAAACTTATTTCGATGTTATTGTAGTGGATGCACGCAAACCATTGTTCTTTGGCGAAGGTACCATTTTGCGTCAGGTTGATACTGAAACGGGagctttaaaaattggcacccACATTGGGCCCCTACAACCGGGACAAGTTTATTCGGGTGGTTCATGTGAGGTCTTTACGAATTTCATTAATGCCAAGGGTAAAGATGTTTTATATATTGGTGATCATATCTTTGGTGATATTTTAAAGTCAAAAAAGATTCGTGGTTGGCGTACATTTTTGGTGGTGCCTGAATTGGTGCAGGAATTACATGTGTGGACTGATAAGTGTCAATTTTTCGCTGAACTACAACAATTGGATTGTCAATTGGGTGAAATGTATAA AAATCTTGATTCGAGCACCAAAGAAAAACCTGACATTTCCAAATTGCGCGCTTCCATACGCGATGTTACTCATAAAATGGACATGGCTTATGGTATGATGGGTTCTCTATTCCGTTCCGGTTCTAGACAAACATTCTTCTCCAGTCAAGTGGTCAGATATGCTGATTTATATGCTGCCACtttcttaaatttcatttattatccATTCTCCTATATGTTCCGTGCACCGGCCATGTTATTACCTCACGAATCGACAGTGGCTCATGAGCAAAGATTCCAAATAGAAACTCCCATGATACAGAGAGGCAGAGGTAAAGCTGAATCGAATACAACTGTTGCAACCAGTAACAGCTCGTTAACTGAGAGCAAAATTACAGAATATGTAGCGGCAGCTAAGGCAGCACAAACAGATGTAGCCAGTAAAGTTGAAGCAGAAGAAAAG CCTGTCACTGTGCCTCATACCCGCCCCAGTACACCGCGTACGGTTACCCATACCCACGATGAAGATTATTCGGAAGAAGAATCCGATCCCAATAACAAAAGTGATGGTGAAAATGGTCAAGATGCCGAGCCAGAAGAAACCAAAAattaa
- the LOC111681370 gene encoding cytosolic purine 5'-nucleotidase isoform X2: protein MSQKRFFHDGNIFNYSMQEQSFEYTSPTSPNGSSMPVKKYYRKAAHRIFVNRSLHLENIKFYGFDMDYTLAEYKSPQYEQLGFDLVKERLVSMGYPKEIMQFEYDPSFPIRGLWFDTLYGNLLKVDAYGNILVCCHGFEFLKHSQVYELYPNKFLKLDESRVYVLNTLFNLPETYLLACLVDFFTNSSVYTEDRTGVKAGELFMSFNSIFQDVRRAVDWVHIQGDLKKRTVENLDYYVKKDPRLPMVLARIRESGAKVFLLTNSDYNFTNKIMNYIFDFPHGAKPEEPHRDWKTYFDVIVVDARKPLFFGEGTILRQVDTETGALKIGTHIGPLQPGQVYSGGSCEVFTNFINAKGKDVLYIGDHIFGDILKSKKIRGWRTFLVVPELVQELHVWTDKCQFFAELQQLDCQLGEMYKNLDSSTKEKPDISKLRASIRDVTHKMDMAYGMMGSLFRSGSRQTFFSSQVVRYADLYAATFLNFIYYPFSYMFRAPAMLLPHESTVAHEQRFQIETPMIQRGRGKAESNTTVATSNSSLTESKITEYVAAAKAAQTDVASKVEAEEKPVTVPHTRPSTPRTVTHTHDEDYSEEESDPNNKSDGENGQDAEPEETKN, encoded by the exons AATCTTTGTTAATCGTTCATTacatttggaaaatattaaattctatgGCTTCGATATGGATTATACTTTGGCTG aatacAAATCTCCCCAGTATGAACAATTGGGTTTCGATTTGGTTAAAGAACGTTTGGTTAGCATGGGCTATCCCAAAGAAATCATGCAATTCGAATATGATCCCTCATTTCCCATACGTGGTCTTTGGTTTGATACTTTATACGGCAATCTCTTGAAAGTCGATGCTTATGGCAATATTTTAGTTTGTTGTCATGGTTTTGAATTTCTAAAACA TTCTCAAGTTTATGAATTGTAtccaaataagtttttaaaattagatGAATCACGTGTTTATGTGTTGAATACTCTATTCAATTTACCTGAAACCTATTTACTGGCCTGTTTAGTGGATTTCTTTACAAATAGTTCCGTGTACACAGA AGATCGCACTGGTGTTAAAGCTGGTGAATTATTTATGTCTTTCAATTCCATATTCCAAGATGTTCGCCGCGCTGTTGACTGGGTGCACATACAGGGTGATTTAAAGAAACGAACTGTAGAg AACCTCGATTATTATGTGAAAAAAGATCCTCGTCTACCTATGGTCTTGGCACGCATACGTGAATCGGGCGCTAAAGTTTTCTTACTCACCAACAGCGATTACAATTTCAccaataaaattatgaattatatTTTCGATTTTCCACATGGCGCCAAGCCCGAAGAACCACATCGTGATTGGAAAACTTATTTCGATGTTATTGTAGTGGATGCACGCAAACCATTGTTCTTTGGCGAAGGTACCATTTTGCGTCAGGTTGATACTGAAACGGGagctttaaaaattggcacccACATTGGGCCCCTACAACCGGGACAAGTTTATTCGGGTGGTTCATGTGAGGTCTTTACGAATTTCATTAATGCCAAGGGTAAAGATGTTTTATATATTGGTGATCATATCTTTGGTGATATTTTAAAGTCAAAAAAGATTCGTGGTTGGCGTACATTTTTGGTGGTGCCTGAATTGGTGCAGGAATTACATGTGTGGACTGATAAGTGTCAATTTTTCGCTGAACTACAACAATTGGATTGTCAATTGGGTGAAATGTATAA AAATCTTGATTCGAGCACCAAAGAAAAACCTGACATTTCCAAATTGCGCGCTTCCATACGCGATGTTACTCATAAAATGGACATGGCTTATGGTATGATGGGTTCTCTATTCCGTTCCGGTTCTAGACAAACATTCTTCTCCAGTCAAGTGGTCAGATATGCTGATTTATATGCTGCCACtttcttaaatttcatttattatccATTCTCCTATATGTTCCGTGCACCGGCCATGTTATTACCTCACGAATCGACAGTGGCTCATGAGCAAAGATTCCAAATAGAAACTCCCATGATACAGAGAGGCAGAGGTAAAGCTGAATCGAATACAACTGTTGCAACCAGTAACAGCTCGTTAACTGAGAGCAAAATTACAGAATATGTAGCGGCAGCTAAGGCAGCACAAACAGATGTAGCCAGTAAAGTTGAAGCAGAAGAAAAG CCTGTCACTGTGCCTCATACCCGCCCCAGTACACCGCGTACGGTTACCCATACCCACGATGAAGATTATTCGGAAGAAGAATCCGATCCCAATAACAAAAGTGATGGTGAAAATGGTCAAGATGCCGAGCCAGAAGAAACCAAAAattaa
- the LOC111678729 gene encoding transferrin, translating into MMLINLIKLASVLGVLALAQANEEQIYRMCVPQKYYDDCLNLLKDPSEAGIHMECVAGRDRIDCLDMINQRKADVLASEPEDMYVAYHTKNADYRVISEIRTKDDKDADFRYEGIILVKKNSNIHTLKELRGAKSCHTGFGRNVGFKIPVTKLKNSHILKVSMDPELTATERELKALSEFFTQSCLVGTYSPYPETDRMLKKKYSNLCALCEKPEQCNYPDKFSGYDGAIRCLDKGKGEVAFTKVQFIKKYFGMIPGTTAEGDPSEFEYLCEDGSRRPITGPACSWAQRPWTGYISNVDAVSGDEKLHNLQHRLEKFFENGLHAENKVAASHLLINENAVYHSKPKAVDPKEYLEKAGYKDVIERDGSAIRKMKMCAQTDAEMKKCDTMSRAAYSRDIRPEIECVQEKDCIIAVMEGKADMVAVHASNYKEAREDKLKPIVYESYGPNNVYVAVLETSLTKDNIQNMPINYNGQDQRAEKAAAYLNKLRGINTCQTTPSSEKNIMIVNSKELEQHKNKQLLCSNLDKKPVTEWETCNLEANLPVAVFIRDSMTPVEQETMKHLFISLSEKFGKSGKLADVFTLFGEYKENAKDVLFDDDAVEFVTELKNPNTNEQTYNSLKCDTNSIKKN; encoded by the exons ATGATGttaattaacttaattaaacTAGCCTCGGTGCTAGGAGTTTTAGCTTTGGCTCAAGCTAATGAAGAACAAATCT ATCGTATGTGCGTACCTCAAAAATACTATGATGATTGCTTAAATTTGCTTAAGGATCCTTCGGAGGCTGGTATTCACATGGAATGTGTAGCCGGTAGAGATCGTATCGATTGTTTGGACATGATTAATCAACGTAAAGCTGATGTCTTAGCTTCAGAACCTGAGGATATGTATGTAGCTTATCACACCAAAAATGCCGATTACCGTGTTATTTCCGAAATCAGAACTAAGGACGATAAGGATG CCGATTTCCGTTATGAAGGCATTATTTTGGTTAAGAAAAACTCCAACATTCATACACTTAAAGAATTGAGAGGTGCTAAATCTTGCCACACTGGTTTTGGACGTAATGTTGGCTTTAAGATCCCTGTCACCAAATTGAAGAATTCTCATATTTTGAAAGTCTCCATGGATCCTGAATTGACTGCTACCGAACGTGAACTTAAGGCATTATCGGAATTCTTTACACAATCCTGTTTGGTAGGCACTTATTCACCATATCCCGAAACTGATCGTATGCTGA AGAAGAAATACTCTAACTTGTGTGCTCTCTGTGAGAAACCCGAACAATGTAATTATCCCGATAAATTCTCCGGCTATGATGGTGCTATTCGTTGTTTGGACAAGGGCAAGGGTGAAGTGGCCTTTACTAAAGTACAATTCATTAAGAAATACTTTGGT atgaTTCCCGGTACTACTGCTGAAGGTGATCCCTCTGAATTCGAATATCTCTGTGAAGATGGCTCCAGACGTCCCATTACCGGACCAGCTTGCTCATGGGCTCAACGTCCCTGGACTGGTTATATTTCCAATGTTGATGCTGTCAGTGGTGATGAGAAATTACACAATTTGCAACATCGCTTAGAGAAATtctttgaaaatggtttacatgcTGAAAACAAAGTAGCCGCTTCTCATTTGCTCATCAATGAAAATGCTGTTTATCACAGCAAACCCAAGGCTGTAGATCCCAAAGAATATTTGGAAAAGGCCGGTTACAAGGATGTTATTGAACGTGATGGTTCTGCTATTAGAAAAATGAA AATGTGTGCTCAAACTGATGCTGAAATGAAGAAATGTGATACCATGAGCCGTGCTGCTTACTCTCGTGACATACGTCCAGAGATCGAATGTGTACAAGAGAAGGATTGTATTATTGCTGTTATGGAAGGCAAGGCCGATATGGTAGCTGTTCATGCCAGCAACTATAAAGAAGCCAGAGAAGATAAACTCAAGCCAATTGTCTATGAAAGCTATGGTCCCAATAATGTCTATGTAGCTGTATTAGAAACTTCTCTCACCAAGGACAATATACAAAATATGCCCAT TAACTACAATGGCCAAGATCAAAGAGCTGAAAAGGCTGCTGCCTATCTGAACAAACTTCGTGGCATTAACACCTGTCAAACTACTCCTTCCTCTGAAAAGAACATTATGATTGTCAATTCCAAGGAATTGGaacaacacaaaaacaaacaattattgtGCAGTAATTTGGACAAGAAACCCGTTACCGAATGGGAAACCTGTAATTTGGAAGCCAATCTACCAGTAGCCGTTTTCATTAGAGACTCCATGACTCCCGTCGAACAGGAAACCATGAAACATTTATTCATATCGCTATCGGAGAAATTCGGTAAGAGTGGTAAATTAGCCGATGTTTTCACTTTATTCGGTGAATATAAGGAAAATGCTAAAGATGTTCTATTCGATGATGATGCCGTTGAATTCGTTACCGAATTGAAAAATCCCAATACTAATGAACAGACTTATAACAGTTTAAAGTGTGATACAAATAGCATTAAAAAGAACTAA
- the LOC111681371 gene encoding uncharacterized protein LOC111681371, which translates to MNKLITFTLAFMAVLCLSYELEAANVPLAPMPQQEAGAQQRNIQLVQDIKAFIKQHPQLQLIRLNKKMPENHRSQSVKYTLGNRVSGDRMVGQYADTFFYPAKKDVSTQVTYPETGTGSVVTSVDINCLQDNTDGNAYVVAGGIGQRFISIVLEATQTERFSYNVHIYGRD; encoded by the exons atgaataaattgATTACATTTACATTGGCCTTTATGGCAGTTTTGTGTTTAAGTTATGAACTGGAGGCTGCCAATGTGCCCTTGGCACCCATGCCCCAACAAGAGGCAGGCGCCCAACAGAGAAATATTCAACTTGTACAAGATATCAAGGCCTTCATTAAACAACACCCCCAATTGCAATTAATCCGTTTGAATAAGAAAATGCCAGAAAATCATCGTTCCCAATCGGTGAAATATACTTTGGGAAATAGAGTGTCAG GTGACCGTATGGTGGGACAATATGCTGACACCTTTTTCTATCCTGCCAAAAAAGATGTTTCTACTCAGGTGACTTATCCTGAAACCGGTACCGGCAGTGTGGTCACTTCCgttgacattaattgtttgcAAGACAATACCGATGGTAATGCTTATGTTGTGGCTGGTGGTATTGGTCAACGTTTTATTTCGATTGTTCTGGAGGCTACACAAACTGAACGTTTTTCTTATAATGTTCATATTTATGGTAGAGATTAG
- the LOC111681370 gene encoding cytosolic purine 5'-nucleotidase isoform X5: MATAEDRQELEQQSLLNGLSAIDTVAHSYKRVLDHRIFVNRSLHLENIKFYGFDMDYTLAEYKSPQYEQLGFDLVKERLVSMGYPKEIMQFEYDPSFPIRGLWFDTLYGNLLKVDAYGNILVCCHGFEFLKHSQVYELYPNKFLKLDESRVYVLNTLFNLPETYLLACLVDFFTNSSVYTEDRTGVKAGELFMSFNSIFQDVRRAVDWVHIQGDLKKRTVENLDYYVKKDPRLPMVLARIRESGAKVFLLTNSDYNFTNKIMNYIFDFPHGAKPEEPHRDWKTYFDVIVVDARKPLFFGEGTILRQVDTETGALKIGTHIGPLQPGQVYSGGSCEVFTNFINAKGKDVLYIGDHIFGDILKSKKIRGWRTFLVVPELVQELHVWTDKCQFFAELQQLDCQLGEMYKNLDSSTKEKPDISKLRASIRDVTHKMDMAYGMMGSLFRSGSRQTFFSSQVVRYADLYAATFLNFIYYPFSYMFRAPAMLLPHESTVAHEQRFQIETPMIQRGRGKAESNTTVATSNSSLTESKITEYVAAAKAAQTDVASKVEAEEKPVTVPHTRPSTPRTVTHTHDEDYSEEESDPNNKSDGENGQDAEPEETKN; the protein is encoded by the exons AATCTTTGTTAATCGTTCATTacatttggaaaatattaaattctatgGCTTCGATATGGATTATACTTTGGCTG aatacAAATCTCCCCAGTATGAACAATTGGGTTTCGATTTGGTTAAAGAACGTTTGGTTAGCATGGGCTATCCCAAAGAAATCATGCAATTCGAATATGATCCCTCATTTCCCATACGTGGTCTTTGGTTTGATACTTTATACGGCAATCTCTTGAAAGTCGATGCTTATGGCAATATTTTAGTTTGTTGTCATGGTTTTGAATTTCTAAAACA TTCTCAAGTTTATGAATTGTAtccaaataagtttttaaaattagatGAATCACGTGTTTATGTGTTGAATACTCTATTCAATTTACCTGAAACCTATTTACTGGCCTGTTTAGTGGATTTCTTTACAAATAGTTCCGTGTACACAGA AGATCGCACTGGTGTTAAAGCTGGTGAATTATTTATGTCTTTCAATTCCATATTCCAAGATGTTCGCCGCGCTGTTGACTGGGTGCACATACAGGGTGATTTAAAGAAACGAACTGTAGAg AACCTCGATTATTATGTGAAAAAAGATCCTCGTCTACCTATGGTCTTGGCACGCATACGTGAATCGGGCGCTAAAGTTTTCTTACTCACCAACAGCGATTACAATTTCAccaataaaattatgaattatatTTTCGATTTTCCACATGGCGCCAAGCCCGAAGAACCACATCGTGATTGGAAAACTTATTTCGATGTTATTGTAGTGGATGCACGCAAACCATTGTTCTTTGGCGAAGGTACCATTTTGCGTCAGGTTGATACTGAAACGGGagctttaaaaattggcacccACATTGGGCCCCTACAACCGGGACAAGTTTATTCGGGTGGTTCATGTGAGGTCTTTACGAATTTCATTAATGCCAAGGGTAAAGATGTTTTATATATTGGTGATCATATCTTTGGTGATATTTTAAAGTCAAAAAAGATTCGTGGTTGGCGTACATTTTTGGTGGTGCCTGAATTGGTGCAGGAATTACATGTGTGGACTGATAAGTGTCAATTTTTCGCTGAACTACAACAATTGGATTGTCAATTGGGTGAAATGTATAA AAATCTTGATTCGAGCACCAAAGAAAAACCTGACATTTCCAAATTGCGCGCTTCCATACGCGATGTTACTCATAAAATGGACATGGCTTATGGTATGATGGGTTCTCTATTCCGTTCCGGTTCTAGACAAACATTCTTCTCCAGTCAAGTGGTCAGATATGCTGATTTATATGCTGCCACtttcttaaatttcatttattatccATTCTCCTATATGTTCCGTGCACCGGCCATGTTATTACCTCACGAATCGACAGTGGCTCATGAGCAAAGATTCCAAATAGAAACTCCCATGATACAGAGAGGCAGAGGTAAAGCTGAATCGAATACAACTGTTGCAACCAGTAACAGCTCGTTAACTGAGAGCAAAATTACAGAATATGTAGCGGCAGCTAAGGCAGCACAAACAGATGTAGCCAGTAAAGTTGAAGCAGAAGAAAAG CCTGTCACTGTGCCTCATACCCGCCCCAGTACACCGCGTACGGTTACCCATACCCACGATGAAGATTATTCGGAAGAAGAATCCGATCCCAATAACAAAAGTGATGGTGAAAATGGTCAAGATGCCGAGCCAGAAGAAACCAAAAattaa
- the LOC111678728 gene encoding transferrin-like: MFRFFTLLALMALTVGQYVRPLVFRPYPQNFHQFSPYINNNGQRQHKLCTYSDITFEKCIHTVAVARNSSIPLALECIRKDDRENCINSVESGTSDMVVLTGHGYKPARSAGLRPFIYAHEDDNSLYIAVAPRNITFLGIQEAPIIFDQSKHRAFHAATFFNYRMGHDICNFLNKASLTEYINIVDSSNYIANYEEILICPNRVPDEFENYKRCNVEAGLQRAVFVSAYASSKQEQAIRKIFDTIFERFGTNSEIFNFFDTFQGQDDVIFKNSLISFDSVPTYRNQVDENVFNYLHCNEDEQPHDPRELL; the protein is encoded by the exons atgtttagattttttacacttttagcCTTAATGGCATTAACGGTGGGTCAATATGTGCGGCCCCTAGTGTTTCGTCCATATCCACAAAATTTCCATCAATTTAGTCCGTACATTAACAACAATGGCCAACGGCAACATAAGTTGTGTACTTACAGTGATATTACCTTTGAGAAATGTATTCATACCGTTGCTGTGGCTCGTAACAGTTCAATACCTCTGGCTTTGGAATGCATACGAAAGGATGATCGTGAAAACTGTATAAATTCAGTAGAGAGTGGAACCTCGGATATGGTTGTATTGACTGGACATGGTTATAAGCCTGCCAGAAGTGCTGGTCTAAGACCTTTTATTTATGCCCACGAAGATGATAATAGTTTGTATATTGCAGTGGCTCCTAGAAATATAACATTCCTTGGTATTCAGGAGGCTCCTAT TATATTTGATCAATCCAAACATCGTGCTTTCCATGCAGCCACCTTTTTTAATTATCGCATGGGTCATGatatttgcaattttcttaATAAGGCTTCCTTGACAGAATATATTAACATAGTAGATTCTTCCAATTATATAGCAAATTACGAGGAAATTCTCATTTGTCCTAATCGTGTACCGGATGAATTCGAAAACTATAAACGCTGTAATGTGGAAGCTGGACTACAAAGAGCCGTATTTGTGAGTGCCTATGCATCGTCGAAACAAGAACAAGCTATACGCAAAATATTTGATACAATTTTCGAACGTTTTGGAACTAAcagtgaaattttcaatttctttgatACATTCCAAGGTCAAGATGATGTGATTTTTAAG AATTCTCTAATCTCATTCGATTCAGTACCGACCTATCGTAATCAGGTTGATGAAAATGTCTTTAATTATTTACACTGTAACGAAGATGAACAACCCCATGATCCCCGTGAATTATtgtaa
- the LOC111681370 gene encoding cytosolic purine 5'-nucleotidase isoform X6 codes for MQEQSFEYTSPTSPNGSSMPVKKYYRKAAHRIFVNRSLHLENIKFYGFDMDYTLAEYKSPQYEQLGFDLVKERLVSMGYPKEIMQFEYDPSFPIRGLWFDTLYGNLLKVDAYGNILVCCHGFEFLKHSQVYELYPNKFLKLDESRVYVLNTLFNLPETYLLACLVDFFTNSSVYTEDRTGVKAGELFMSFNSIFQDVRRAVDWVHIQGDLKKRTVENLDYYVKKDPRLPMVLARIRESGAKVFLLTNSDYNFTNKIMNYIFDFPHGAKPEEPHRDWKTYFDVIVVDARKPLFFGEGTILRQVDTETGALKIGTHIGPLQPGQVYSGGSCEVFTNFINAKGKDVLYIGDHIFGDILKSKKIRGWRTFLVVPELVQELHVWTDKCQFFAELQQLDCQLGEMYKNLDSSTKEKPDISKLRASIRDVTHKMDMAYGMMGSLFRSGSRQTFFSSQVVRYADLYAATFLNFIYYPFSYMFRAPAMLLPHESTVAHEQRFQIETPMIQRGRGKAESNTTVATSNSSLTESKITEYVAAAKAAQTDVASKVEAEEKPVTVPHTRPSTPRTVTHTHDEDYSEEESDPNNKSDGENGQDAEPEETKN; via the exons AATCTTTGTTAATCGTTCATTacatttggaaaatattaaattctatgGCTTCGATATGGATTATACTTTGGCTG aatacAAATCTCCCCAGTATGAACAATTGGGTTTCGATTTGGTTAAAGAACGTTTGGTTAGCATGGGCTATCCCAAAGAAATCATGCAATTCGAATATGATCCCTCATTTCCCATACGTGGTCTTTGGTTTGATACTTTATACGGCAATCTCTTGAAAGTCGATGCTTATGGCAATATTTTAGTTTGTTGTCATGGTTTTGAATTTCTAAAACA TTCTCAAGTTTATGAATTGTAtccaaataagtttttaaaattagatGAATCACGTGTTTATGTGTTGAATACTCTATTCAATTTACCTGAAACCTATTTACTGGCCTGTTTAGTGGATTTCTTTACAAATAGTTCCGTGTACACAGA AGATCGCACTGGTGTTAAAGCTGGTGAATTATTTATGTCTTTCAATTCCATATTCCAAGATGTTCGCCGCGCTGTTGACTGGGTGCACATACAGGGTGATTTAAAGAAACGAACTGTAGAg AACCTCGATTATTATGTGAAAAAAGATCCTCGTCTACCTATGGTCTTGGCACGCATACGTGAATCGGGCGCTAAAGTTTTCTTACTCACCAACAGCGATTACAATTTCAccaataaaattatgaattatatTTTCGATTTTCCACATGGCGCCAAGCCCGAAGAACCACATCGTGATTGGAAAACTTATTTCGATGTTATTGTAGTGGATGCACGCAAACCATTGTTCTTTGGCGAAGGTACCATTTTGCGTCAGGTTGATACTGAAACGGGagctttaaaaattggcacccACATTGGGCCCCTACAACCGGGACAAGTTTATTCGGGTGGTTCATGTGAGGTCTTTACGAATTTCATTAATGCCAAGGGTAAAGATGTTTTATATATTGGTGATCATATCTTTGGTGATATTTTAAAGTCAAAAAAGATTCGTGGTTGGCGTACATTTTTGGTGGTGCCTGAATTGGTGCAGGAATTACATGTGTGGACTGATAAGTGTCAATTTTTCGCTGAACTACAACAATTGGATTGTCAATTGGGTGAAATGTATAA AAATCTTGATTCGAGCACCAAAGAAAAACCTGACATTTCCAAATTGCGCGCTTCCATACGCGATGTTACTCATAAAATGGACATGGCTTATGGTATGATGGGTTCTCTATTCCGTTCCGGTTCTAGACAAACATTCTTCTCCAGTCAAGTGGTCAGATATGCTGATTTATATGCTGCCACtttcttaaatttcatttattatccATTCTCCTATATGTTCCGTGCACCGGCCATGTTATTACCTCACGAATCGACAGTGGCTCATGAGCAAAGATTCCAAATAGAAACTCCCATGATACAGAGAGGCAGAGGTAAAGCTGAATCGAATACAACTGTTGCAACCAGTAACAGCTCGTTAACTGAGAGCAAAATTACAGAATATGTAGCGGCAGCTAAGGCAGCACAAACAGATGTAGCCAGTAAAGTTGAAGCAGAAGAAAAG CCTGTCACTGTGCCTCATACCCGCCCCAGTACACCGCGTACGGTTACCCATACCCACGATGAAGATTATTCGGAAGAAGAATCCGATCCCAATAACAAAAGTGATGGTGAAAATGGTCAAGATGCCGAGCCAGAAGAAACCAAAAattaa